The genomic window AACAGTTACATCTGGGTTTAAAACCATACGACCTAAATCATCATTCATATGATAATCGAACTCATCGTTTCCATTATATAAGAACCAGTTAAAACGACGTACTTTATAAGGACAGTTGTTAGCACAATATCTTGTACCTACACAACGGTTATAAGCCATGTGATTTTGACCTTGACGACCGTGTGATGTTGCCGCAACTGGACAAACAGTCTCACAAGGTGCGTGGTTACAATGTTGACACATAATTGGTTGGAAAGCTACTTGAGGATTCTCTGAAGCATGCTCCATTTCTCCTAAAGCACCAGCAATAGCCAATCCTGTTGTATTCTCTTTTTTCTCATTATCACCATCGAAAGATTCTTCCGAAGAATAATATCTATCAATACGTAACCAGTGCATATCGCGACTTCTACGTACCTCAGATTTACCAACTACTGGCACATTATTTTCAGCGTGACAAGCAATAACACAAGCCCCACATCCTGTACAAGAATTTAAATCGATAGATAAGTTGAAATGGTGTCCAATAGAACGATCAAATTCATCCCATAAATCAACCTTTGGATCCGTTACTGCAGTTTCTTCGTGATTTAAAGAAACCATAGCCATAGGGTTCCACTCTTGCTTATCTTTGGTATTGAAAATCTCTAAAGAGGTTTCTTTAATAATATCTCCACGTCCCATTAACGTATTATGCAACTGTACAGAAGCAAATTCATGCTCTCCTGCTGCTACTTCAATAGTTACATCTTGTACTGTATTAAAGTTATGATAGAAAGCAAAGGCATTTACACCTGTTTGCATCTCTTCTTTTAATCCTTTTGTTTTACCGTAACCAAAAGATAATCCAACAGAGCCTTTAGCTTGTCCTGGTTGAATAATTACTGGTACCGTTAAACTAACACCATTTACAGTAACATTTGCGTAACTACCATTTAACGCACCGTTTGCAACGTGCCTGTTCATTAACCCTAACGCTTCAGCATCAGCTTTAGAAACAGTTAAGTAGTTATCCCAAGATGTTCTTGTAATTGGATCTGGAAACTCTTGTAACCATGGGTTGTTAGCTTGTTGGCCATCTCCCATACCTACTTTGGTATATAATGATAATTCTAATCCACTTGATTTTACTGAAGAAGCTAAAGCTTTCGCTGCAGCTACACCACTAACAACACCTACTACTGCAGATCCATTTGTAGCCTGACTATTACTTAAAGTTGATGTAGATGTTGTAGAAACAAATTCATCTTTATCCTCATCCTTAAGACCTACACCTACAGCAGCACCATGAATAAGACCACCAACTAACGTTCGTTTTTTCTTATCTTTTAATTCTGTTGTTGTAGTTGTAATCGATTTAGTTGAAGCAGCATTTAAACCACCAATTGAAGAACCATAAACAAACACACCATCATGTAATGCTTGATTAAATGAATTTCCGCCTAATACGCTAGAATTCCAGTTGTTCTTAATATAATCGTGAAAAGTATCTTCATTACCTGTCCATTTTAATAAAGCATCTTGAAACTGACGTGTATCAAATAATGGGCGAATAGTAGGTTGCATTAAAGAATAATGACCTTTTTTGATTTCAACATCACCCCAAGACTCTAAGTAATGAGGTGCTGCTGCAATATATTCTGTTTCAGTTGATGTCTCATCTTCTTTTAAAGAAAAAGTAATAGACAAATCAACTTTCTTTAATCCTTCTGAAAAATCTGAAGCATTTGGTAAGCTATATACTGGGTTAACACCACTCATAATAAGAGCGCCAACACTTCCAGCTTTCATATCTGCAACTAACTTAGTCACCGCTTTATCGCTACCTTGTCTTGTTTTTATTGGAGTATTAGAATCGAAGGCTTTACTATTCAATGCCTCATTTATCTCTAAAGCAATCGTTTGAGCATTTACATCTTGAATACCTGTAATGACTACTGCTTTACTTCCAGCTCTTTTTATTTGAGAGGCCGCATTTTTAACAGCTTCATCAACTTTAGCGGGCAATGTTCCAGAAACAGAACCTCCAACAACATAACTATATAATTTGGCTAAAGCTATCTTTTGTTCTGATGGAGTTAAAGGCACACGCTTATCAGCATTAGCACCAGTAAGAGACATATTAGATTCAAACTGAATATGACGAGACATCTTACCATGGTTAGGCACTTTGTTTTTCGAATATCCTGAATCGAAACCACCACCTTGCCAATCTCCTAAGAAATCAGCTCCAATAGAAACGATTGTCATCGCTTTAGAAAAATCGTAATTTGCTAATCCGCGCTCACCATATTTAGCTTGGTAAGCATCAAGAGCAGCAGACTCAGAAATAGCATCGTAAACCACGTGGCTTACATTACCATATTTATTTTTAAATTCAGCAATTAACTTATCAGTAGAAGGACTAGCAAAAGTTTGTGTTAATAACACAATGCTCTTGTTTGCCGCTGCTAAATCGGTTAATTTCTTAGTTGTTTCAATATCAAAAGTATCCCAAGAAATAGAATCTCCAGCCTTTTTAGGACCTTGAACTCTCAAACTATCATACAATCCTAATACAGAAGCGTTAACTCTTGCGTTAGCACTACCATTGGTAGCAGCCATCACATTGTTCTGAATTTTAATTGGACGACCTTCACGGGTTTTCACTAAAACACTAGCAAAATCAAAACCATTCGCTATAGTAGTTGCGTAATAGTTAGCAACACCAGGAATAATCTCTGTTGGTTGTACTACATAAGGAATCGCTTTTTTAACAGGACCCTCACAAGCAGCTAAAGACGCTGCAGCAGTACTAAACCCAACATATTTTAAGAAATCGCGACGCGTTGTAGAGCTTTCTTCTAATGTATCTTTATCTCCTAAAAATTCATCAGTAGGAATCTCAGCTACAAACTCGTTTTGTTTAAGCGTCTCAACAATAGAGCTATTTTCGTTTAGCTCTTCAACACTTTTCCAGTATTTCTTGTTTGATGACATATTATATAATTGAATTACTTCTTATTAATTTTTAAAAGTTTCCTGCTTTAACAGAAAAGAAAAACTATTTTTTTAGTAGTGACACTTACCACATTCTAAACCACCAAACTGAGCAGCTGTTAACTTATCTACACCATACTTTTTAGATAATTCATCATGAATTTTAGTATAGTAAGCATTATCTTTTACGCTAACATCTGTTTCTCTGTGACAGTTAATACACCATCCCATAGTTAATGGAGCATATTGATAAGCAACCTCCATTTCTTCAACAGGACCGTGACAAGTTTGGCACTCTACTCCTGCAACTGTTACGTGTTGTGAGTGATTAAAGTATGCAAAGTCTGGCAAGTTATGAATACGAACCCATTTTACTGGACTAGATTCACCTGTGTATTTTTGTTCAGCATCATCCCATCCTGCAGCAGCGTATAATTTTTTAATTTCACCATCGTAAAACTCTTTAGAATATTCTGGAGATGTTTCACCATTATACTCATAAATCGATTTGTGACAGTTCATACAAACATTCAACGAAGGAACACCTGATGTTTTACTAACTCTTGCAGAAGAGTGACAGTACTTACAGTCGATACCATTATCTCCTGCATGTATTTTATGTGAAAAGTGAATTGGTTGTACTGGTTGGTAACCTTGATCTACCCCGATTTGAGATAAATACCCGTAAACAAAATAAGCACTTGATAACAAAAAGAAGATAGTAACAACCATCATCAAGAATTGATTCTGCAAAAAGGCTTTCCAGAGTGGTCTTCTTTTTGAATCTTCTGGCAACTCAATATTAGAAGCTATAGCATAGCGACGTAATGTTTTATTTACTAAATATAACCCAGCAGCTAAGAGAATAAATAATATAGCTAAAGCGCCTAATACAATTTCGTTTGAAATACCTCCTGTTGTTGCAGAAGCCTGTGTGGCAACCGCACCACCCGTTGCAGCAGCAGCCGGAGCTTTCTTTTCTTCAGCTGTATAAGCTAAAATATTGCTTATATCGTCATCTGATAATTGTGGGAAAGCCGTCATGGCAGCACCACCAAACTCATTGTAAACTTTGTTTGCGTAAGAATCGCCAGACTTAATAAGTCCAGAACTATTACGAATCCAAGAATGAATCCAATCACGATCTAAACCTTGCTCGTCAGACAAACGTGCTTCTACATTACGCAGAGCAGGTCCAGTCATTTTCTTGTCTAATTGATGACAAGCCGCACAGTTGGCATTGAATAAAGATTTTCCTTTCGCTGAATCGCCTTCCTGAGCAGAAAGGACTGATGTAAACGCTAATAAAATTATTAAGCAGAAACTAAGAGTGTTTTTACTTAATATACGGTGAATCACCTGTCTCATATTGTTGGTTAAATTAACTTCTAAACTTTGGTATGATTTTTTCATTACTAAATAATTGAAAAAAACAGTTAAAAAAATCTCTCGCAAAAGTAATATTAAAAGTCGATTTTAGAAATCTAGTATAGGTATTATTAATAATTTAGAGAGATTCTAAATAAACAAAAGAACTAATAATTTAATTGCAACGTATATATTTGCACAAAATAATTTGAAAATGAACCTATTGAAAATGAAATTTAGTTTGTTATTCCTCCCCGTATTCTTGCTAACATCAACAATTAGTTTTTCGCAAGAAGGCCATGTTTCTTTAAATCAAGATAAAAACATATCTGTTTTATTAGATTTAAAAAAGGAAATGAATAAAAATGAGCATGACTCTGAGCGCTATAAAATCCAAATTTACTCTGGAAATCGCTCTGCAGCGCAAAATGCCAAAGCAGATTTTAATCAAGCTTTTGGAGAATGGAACCCATCAATAGAATATGAAACACCAAACTTTAAAATTTGGGCAGGAAATTTCAGCACACGTTTGGAAGCCGATAGAGCGCTAAAGAAAATTAAAAAGAAATTCCCTGCAGCCTTCATTTTTAAGCCGAAGAAAGAGAGAAACTAAAAACTGGTTTTAAACTGCATAAGTTAAGTTGTCTATTTTAGCAAATAAGGCAACTTTTTTTATTTCATCTATTTTCTGTTCCATAATCTTTTGATTTAAGAAGAACTCACTAAACCCAACAACCTCATTGGATAGCCCTTTTATGAATTTAAAATATGGATTTCCGTTTTTTGAAGCTAAACGTAAATAGGAATTATTATTGAAGGCCTGCTTCCTAAATAATTCAATTTTTCTTAAACACAGTAATTTTGAAGAAAACCCCGCGCTCATAAAACTAATATGCTTTGCATCGGTTTTTAAAAAGAACCGATACAAACCTTCTTTGTCTGTATAAATTTTAAATAGTGCCATTTTTAAGAGAATTAAATCACATACTCTATTTAATTAGACACTCAACCTCGCGAAAAGTCACATAAGACTAATTTATAGCAAGTTAAAAACTTAGGTTTTATCTAAGTTATGGCAATTTTAAAAAAGAGCTTTTAACTTTCAGGAGCAAGCTCTACTTCAAGACCTTCCATTTCAGGAGTCATTTGTATCTGACAACCTAAACGGCTGTTATCCTTAACATCGAAAGCCTCAGATAGCATTGCTTCTTCATCATCTCCCATCTCTGGTAATACCGTTTCACTAGTTACATAACATTGGCATGATGCGCACATAGCCATACCTCCACAAACACCAATAGTTCCTTCTGGAGCTAATTCATACGAACGAACCACTTCCATAAGGTTCATGGCCATATCGGTTGGGGCTACAATTTCGTGTTTAACACCGTCTCTATCTGTAATTTTAATGTTTATGTCTTGCATGATACTATTTAGTAATTCTATTAGTGATACGTCATAATTCGTGCCACAAATTTAAGTTTTGTCTCTTTAATTTTAATACTTTTCTTGTAAAAAATAGAAACGTTTTAAAAAAAAATAAAGAATCTTCAAAATTTTAATTTGAAGATTCTTTATTTTAAATTATAATAATTTTTTCTATTAACCAGCAATATTTACCACAGTTTCAATCTGTGGTGCATATTTTTTAATTGTCATCTCAACACCTGATTTCAAGGTCATTTGATTCACAGAACATCCAACACAAGCACCTTGCAATTGCACTTTTACCAGTGTATCATTATCTTCAATAGATAATAACGAAATATCACCTCCATCACTTTGTAAAAACGGACGAATTTCTTCTAATGCTTTTTCAACATTTAACTTTACTTCTTCGCTGGTCATAATTCTTATTTTTTTACGGCAGAACACCCAGCCATTGTTGTGATTTTTATTGCTTCAGTTGGTGGCAAATCGTCATTTCTACTAACAACTTCCTGCACTACATTTTGTGTTATTTTCTCAAAAGCTTTTTCTAAAGGCGTTCCTTTTTGCATAGCTGCTGGACGACCAACATCTCCTGCTTCACGGATACTTTGCACCAAAGGAATTTCTCCTAAAAACGGAACCTTTAAATCTTCAGCCAAGTTTTTAGCGCCTTCTTTTCCAAAGATGAAATACTTATTATTTGGTAGTTCTTCTGGAGTAAAATACGCCATATTTTCAATAATACCTAAAACAGGTACATTTATACTTTCTTGTTGAAACATAGCAACACCTTTTTTAGCATCGGCTAAAGCAACGTTTTGCGGCGTACTAACTACAACGGCTCCTGTAATAGGAAGAGATTGCATAATACTTAAATGAATATCCCCTGTTCCCGGAGGTAAATCTAAAAGTAAGAAATCTAATTCGCCCCAATGCGCATCAAAAATCATTTGATTTAAAGCTTTTGCAGCCATAGGTCCTCTCCAAACAACCGCTTGATCGGGTTGTGTGAAAAAGCCAATAGATAAAACTTTTACACCATAATTTTCAACAGGTTTCATTTTCGATTTCCCTTCAATATTAACGGCTAAAGGTTTTTGGTCAATAACATCGAACATAATAGGAATTGACGGCCCATAAATATCAGCATCTAAAACACCAACTTTAAAACCCATTTTAGCTAAAGTAACCGCCAAATTAGCTGTTACTGTAGATTTACCTACACCTCCTTTACCAGAAGCTATAGCTACTATATTTTGAATTCCAGGTACTGGTTTACCCTTTATAACATTCGCCTTTGGCTTAGCCGGAGCATCAACTTTTACATTAACTGTAATTTTAGCTTTTTCGTAAACTTGTTCGTGAATAATTTTTAAAACATCAACTTCCGTACGTTTTTTCGCCTGTAAACTTGGGTTGTTAATAGTAATATCTACTATAACTTCATCTCCAAAAGTCATCACATTTTTCACGGCACCACTTTCAATCATATTTTGACCTTCACCAGGAACAGTAATATTTTCGAGTGCTTTTAGTATATCTTGTTTATTTAATTTCATTGCTTTTATTAAGAATAAATCTAAGTACAAAGATAATTAATTAACATTATAAAAAGGACGTACTACATTAGAAGTTTAATTTATACAGATATAACGTTTTAGTATAACCTCATATATTTCAAAAATTGTTTAAATTGGCACAATTTATATTGATTTTCTTACCATTAATTCAGATATACTTCCATGAAACTAACAAAAATGGCCGTCTTTTTTTTCCTCATATTCCAACATGTTAGCTACAGTCAGGGCAAAATAAATAAAGCTGAAGAGGAATTAAACAAAGAAAAAATCACGACTAACACCAACCATTCTATAAGTAAATCGTCAAAAACTTATAACGACTACGATTCTAGAGGCAACTTTTCATCGGATGTTATTGGCGGTTTATTTATTCAACTTTTTGCATACACAGCTTACGGAGTCGCCATTGAAAGCCCTTTTGAAATGGAACACAAAGCAAGTGATGCGTATTTAACAAAACATCCATACGCAAAGACTAATACTGGTCATTATTCTTACGAGTGGAATGATAACACCGAAATTTTCACCACGACCATTAGTAACCGCTTGATTTATGAAAGTAATTCGATCTACGGAAATCATTTAAACCTAGATTTGCGGTTTTTAAAACGTCTAGAATTAGAGCTAGACTTTTTACAATTGTGGGAACATAAAACAAATGTTCCAAAAAACTCACTTGGTATTTACACAGCCTTGGCCAAATATAACCGCGTTCGCACAGAACGTTTCAATGCGTCCTGGGGATTGGGAGTTGCTTATGTTGCCGGAAATGTTAACAAATTAGGTTTTACTTATGGATTAAGTGCCGAACTATTTTTTAAAAAACCATTTAGTTTAGAGTCTAACTTCAACCAAACTTTAGTGAACAGCGAGACCATTAATAAATTTAATGGTTTATTAAATTACCATAAAAAACAATATAAATATATACTGGGCTACGAACACTTAAAGATTGCAAGTGTTCCTTTTTCGAATGTAACAGCTGGTTTCGGTATTTCTTTTTAAAAAGAATTATAATTCTACTGAAGGATCCCAATACACCTTATCTAAATGTTGAATTTGATTTTCAACAACTTGAATACCTTCACTTTCTAATAGTTGCTGCATAAGATTTGTACCATCAAAATGATGTTTACCGGTTAGCAAACCTTTTCTGTTCACAACACGATGTGCAGGAACATCTTTTCCATGCGAG from Algibacter sp. L1A34 includes these protein-coding regions:
- a CDS encoding MGMT family protein — its product is MKPETLNFFDKVYEVAKLIPFGRVTSYGAIAKYLGAAKSARMVGYAMNGSHGKDVPAHRVVNRKGLLTGKHHFDGTNLMQQLLESEGIQVVENQIQHLDKVYWDPSVEL
- a CDS encoding Mrp/NBP35 family ATP-binding protein, coding for MKLNKQDILKALENITVPGEGQNMIESGAVKNVMTFGDEVIVDITINNPSLQAKKRTEVDVLKIIHEQVYEKAKITVNVKVDAPAKPKANVIKGKPVPGIQNIVAIASGKGGVGKSTVTANLAVTLAKMGFKVGVLDADIYGPSIPIMFDVIDQKPLAVNIEGKSKMKPVENYGVKVLSIGFFTQPDQAVVWRGPMAAKALNQMIFDAHWGELDFLLLDLPPGTGDIHLSIMQSLPITGAVVVSTPQNVALADAKKGVAMFQQESINVPVLGIIENMAYFTPEELPNNKYFIFGKEGAKNLAEDLKVPFLGEIPLVQSIREAGDVGRPAAMQKGTPLEKAFEKITQNVVQEVVSRNDDLPPTEAIKITTMAGCSAVKK
- a CDS encoding c-type cytochrome translates to MRQVIHRILSKNTLSFCLIILLAFTSVLSAQEGDSAKGKSLFNANCAACHQLDKKMTGPALRNVEARLSDEQGLDRDWIHSWIRNSSGLIKSGDSYANKVYNEFGGAAMTAFPQLSDDDISNILAYTAEEKKAPAAAATGGAVATQASATTGGISNEIVLGALAILFILLAAGLYLVNKTLRRYAIASNIELPEDSKRRPLWKAFLQNQFLMMVVTIFFLLSSAYFVYGYLSQIGVDQGYQPVQPIHFSHKIHAGDNGIDCKYCHSSARVSKTSGVPSLNVCMNCHKSIYEYNGETSPEYSKEFYDGEIKKLYAAAGWDDAEQKYTGESSPVKWVRIHNLPDFAYFNHSQHVTVAGVECQTCHGPVEEMEVAYQYAPLTMGWCINCHRETDVSVKDNAYYTKIHDELSKKYGVDKLTAAQFGGLECGKCHY
- a CDS encoding SPOR domain-containing protein, whose protein sequence is MNLLKMKFSLLFLPVFLLTSTISFSQEGHVSLNQDKNISVLLDLKKEMNKNEHDSERYKIQIYSGNRSAAQNAKADFNQAFGEWNPSIEYETPNFKIWAGNFSTRLEADRALKKIKKKFPAAFIFKPKKERN
- a CDS encoding NifU family protein, which translates into the protein MTSEEVKLNVEKALEEIRPFLQSDGGDISLLSIEDNDTLVKVQLQGACVGCSVNQMTLKSGVEMTIKKYAPQIETVVNIAG
- a CDS encoding TAT-variant-translocated molybdopterin oxidoreductase; its protein translation is MSSNKKYWKSVEELNENSSIVETLKQNEFVAEIPTDEFLGDKDTLEESSTTRRDFLKYVGFSTAAASLAACEGPVKKAIPYVVQPTEIIPGVANYYATTIANGFDFASVLVKTREGRPIKIQNNVMAATNGSANARVNASVLGLYDSLRVQGPKKAGDSISWDTFDIETTKKLTDLAAANKSIVLLTQTFASPSTDKLIAEFKNKYGNVSHVVYDAISESAALDAYQAKYGERGLANYDFSKAMTIVSIGADFLGDWQGGGFDSGYSKNKVPNHGKMSRHIQFESNMSLTGANADKRVPLTPSEQKIALAKLYSYVVGGSVSGTLPAKVDEAVKNAASQIKRAGSKAVVITGIQDVNAQTIALEINEALNSKAFDSNTPIKTRQGSDKAVTKLVADMKAGSVGALIMSGVNPVYSLPNASDFSEGLKKVDLSITFSLKEDETSTETEYIAAAPHYLESWGDVEIKKGHYSLMQPTIRPLFDTRQFQDALLKWTGNEDTFHDYIKNNWNSSVLGGNSFNQALHDGVFVYGSSIGGLNAASTKSITTTTTELKDKKKRTLVGGLIHGAAVGVGLKDEDKDEFVSTTSTSTLSNSQATNGSAVVGVVSGVAAAKALASSVKSSGLELSLYTKVGMGDGQQANNPWLQEFPDPITRTSWDNYLTVSKADAEALGLMNRHVANGALNGSYANVTVNGVSLTVPVIIQPGQAKGSVGLSFGYGKTKGLKEEMQTGVNAFAFYHNFNTVQDVTIEVAAGEHEFASVQLHNTLMGRGDIIKETSLEIFNTKDKQEWNPMAMVSLNHEETAVTDPKVDLWDEFDRSIGHHFNLSIDLNSCTGCGACVIACHAENNVPVVGKSEVRRSRDMHWLRIDRYYSSEESFDGDNEKKENTTGLAIAGALGEMEHASENPQVAFQPIMCQHCNHAPCETVCPVAATSHGRQGQNHMAYNRCVGTRYCANNCPYKVRRFNWFLYNGNDEFDYHMNDDLGRMVLNPDVTVRSRGVMEKCSMCMQMTQKTILDAKRDGRVIKDGEFQTACSAACSSGAMAFGDINDKESQVAKLKEDNRMYHLLEHVGTKPNVQYQTKVRNTTEA
- a CDS encoding 2Fe-2S iron-sulfur cluster-binding protein, which produces MQDINIKITDRDGVKHEIVAPTDMAMNLMEVVRSYELAPEGTIGVCGGMAMCASCQCYVTSETVLPEMGDDEEAMLSEAFDVKDNSRLGCQIQMTPEMEGLEVELAPES